One Haloterrigena salifodinae DNA window includes the following coding sequences:
- a CDS encoding DNA-3-methyladenine glycosylase family protein: protein MLDEAEPVIRTDPVMAELIERHDPYVEPDWNEFERLCISIINQQLSTASATAVRERVFELLRDEVTPETVLEAEDEALRAAGLSESKVEYIRNAAQAFRENDYTRAGLDDYSNDEVMDLLTEIKGVGEWTARMYLLFVLQREDVLPLGDLAIRRAIEDLYGDGDDMSRAEMREIAERWRPYRSAATRYLWAEYESD from the coding sequence ATGTTAGACGAGGCCGAACCCGTTATCCGGACCGACCCCGTGATGGCGGAACTCATCGAGCGACACGACCCCTACGTCGAACCCGACTGGAACGAGTTCGAACGGCTCTGTATCTCCATCATCAACCAGCAGCTATCGACCGCGAGCGCGACCGCCGTCCGCGAACGGGTCTTCGAACTGCTCCGCGACGAGGTGACCCCCGAGACTGTCCTCGAGGCGGAGGACGAGGCCCTGCGAGCGGCCGGGCTCTCCGAGAGCAAGGTCGAGTACATACGCAACGCCGCGCAGGCCTTCCGGGAGAACGACTACACTCGAGCGGGCCTCGACGACTACTCGAATGACGAGGTTATGGATTTGCTGACCGAGATCAAAGGCGTCGGCGAGTGGACCGCCCGCATGTACCTCCTGTTCGTGCTGCAACGCGAGGACGTGCTGCCACTGGGCGACCTCGCGATCCGCCGCGCGATCGAGGACCTCTACGGCGACGGCGATGACATGTCCCGCGCCGAGATGCGCGAGATCGCCGAGCGGTGGCGCCCCTACCGAAGCGCCGCGACGCGGTATCTGTGGGCCGAGTACGAGTCGGACTGA